In the genome of Kwoniella shivajii chromosome 5, complete sequence, one region contains:
- a CDS encoding serine-tRNA ligase, protein MIARSRLKICQIVRRHYATHTTLKGPLIGIKPSAPQPTSSSNSSSGSNSGSGSGSGSNQASSSSSSSSSSSSSSSSSSSSSSSSSSSSSSSSSSLSSSSTLPKPRIDYNSILADPGYTTLNAIQRKSPLKPDHLLHLSRLRETQLLLLSKLSTIRNKQKEIGSLIKSGGILGEKEELKEQAKKLKIRIKSYDSNLIETENELLELSLILPNFSHPNSPVGSEENAIILESFGPTENTKTKTKQEVETNRDHVSFCNHFGLLDNEACSTTSGSSWPFLIGTLSLIEQSLIQYSLSIAIRNGFRPVIPPDVIKEDLAWRCGFHPRDSQDNPSTQTYHLTPPSTNGDNSPRLCLAGTSEIPLAGLFANRLFNEEDLPKKVVGIGRAFRAEAGARGSDTRGLYRVHQFTKLELFSVTSQDESENMMEEIRGVQKEIAQGLGLNVRVLDMPTEELGASAYRKYDMEAWMPGRGKWGEITSTSNCTDFQSRRLSITYRPSPSSSPHSNAKVEGSDVSSPPPAPNDSHNGPLPFAHTLNGTAAAIPRLIVALIENGIRFKEDGSGGYDGLDLPKALQRFWIGGDNVGERKEKGTIRWV, encoded by the exons ATGATCGCGCGCTCACGTCTCAAGATCTGTCAAATAGTACGAAGACACTATGCGACTCATACAACGTTAAAAGGGCCTTTGATAGGTATCAAACCATCAGCACCACAGCCTACCTCATCAAGCAATTCGAGTTCTGGATCTAACTCTGGATCTGGctcaggatcaggatcaaatcaagcatcctcctcctcttcatcatcatcatcatcatcatcatcatcatcatcatcatcatcatcatcatcatcatcatcatcatcatcatcatcatcatcatcatcgttatcatcatcatcgacactACCCAAACCCAGAATAGATTACAACAGTATATTAGCTGATCCAGGATACACTACGTTGAATGCTATTCAAAGGAAATCACCTCTGAAACCAGATCATCTATTACATTTATCAAGATTACGTGAAACTCAATTACTGCTGTTATCCAAATTATCTACCATCAGAAATAAACAGAAAGAAATAGgttcattgatcaaatcaggTGGTATTTTAGGAG aaaaagaagaattgaaagaacaagCTAAAAAATTGAAAATACGTATAAAATCATATGACTCAAATCTGATTGAAACTGAGAATGAATTATTAGaattatcattgatcttaCCTAATTTCTCACATCCAAACTCGCCTGTTGGATCAGAAGAAAATGCCATTATATTAGAATCGTTCGGTCCTACTGAAAATACCAAGACCAAGACTAAGCAAGAAGTCGAAACGAATAGAGATCATGTTTCGTTTTGCAATCATTTCGGTTTATTAGATAATGAAGCTTGTTCAACTACATCCGGGAGTTCGTGGCCTTTTTTAATTGGTACATTGTCTTTGATTGAACAATCTTTAATACAATATTCACTTTCAATAGCAATCAGGAATGGATTTAGACCTGTTATACCACCTGATGTAATAAAAGAAGATTTAGCTTGGAGATGTGGTTTTCACCCTCGTGATTCACAAGATAACCCTTCCACTCAAACATATCACTTGACTCCACCTTCGACAAATGGAGATAATTCACCTAGATTGTGTTTAGCGGGTACATCAGAGATTCCGTTGGCTGGTCTATTCGCTAATAGATTATTcaacgaagaagatttaCCTAAAAAAGTTGTGGGGATAGGTAGAGCTTTTAGAGCTGAAGCAGGTGCAAGAGGTTCAGATACAAGAGGTTTATATAGAGTACATCAATTCACTAAATTGGAGTTATTCAGTGTTACTTCGCAGGATGAGAGCGAGAATATGATGGAGGAGATTAGAGGGGTTCAGAAAGAGATTGCTCAAGGACTGGGTTTGAACGTGCG AGTCCTTGATATGCCTACTGAAGAGTTGGGCGCTTCGGCATATAGGAAATACGATATGGAAGCTTGGATGCCTGGTAGAGGCAAGTGGGGCGAG ATAACTTCGACCTCAAACTGTACAGACTTCCAATCACGTAGATTATCAATAACTTATCGGCCGTCCCCATCGTCCTCGCCCCACTCTAATGCCAAAGTCGAAGGAAGCGACGTATCATCACCGCCGCCCGCACCAAACGACAGCCATAATGGACCATTACCATTCGCACACACTTTGAACGGTACAGCAGCTGCCATACCCAGATTGATCGTTGCTCTGATAGAAAATGGAATTAGGTTTAAAGAGGATGGTTCGGGGGGTTATGATGGATTGGATCTACCTAAAGCGTTACAAAGGTTCTGGATTGGTGGGGATAATGTCGgtgagaggaaagagaaaggtaCCATAAGATGGGTCTAG
- a CDS encoding uroporphyrinogen decarboxylase, translating to MTSTEIQSHSIPKLANVEHWREVEKSFPPLKNDLLLRAAKGEETERAPVWVMRQAGRYLPEFLEVRKSHSFFECCQTPSIASALTLQPIDRYSLLDASIIFCDILVVPQAMGMTVLMEPSKGPVLPQPLLSPSDLDRLNKNVDVQKELGYLFEAITLTRKGLNGRVPLIGFCGAPWTLMAYMCEGGGSKTFERSKSWLYKYPEEAKQLLRRIADVCAELLVGQVLAGAQMLQVFDSWAGELTPYQYKEFALPPLIHISHKVKSILKSLDHPGVAITLFAKGANAPSTLRLISDPNVTGYDTLGLDWTVDPIEVREYVGKKVNLQGNFDPTVLYGGKEGIEKEIQRASTNWKKAGGGWIANLGHGITPNVKPEDMGWFLECVHKYSKRD from the exons ATGACGTCTACTGAAATACAATCACATTCGATACCGAAATTAGCCAATGTTGAACACTGGAGGGAGGTTGAAAAATCCTTCCCACCTTTGAAAAATGATCTGTTACTTCGGGCTGCGAAAGGTGAAGAAACCGAACGTGCACCTGTATGGGTCATGAGACAGGCTGGAAGGTATTTAcctg AATTCCTTGAAGTGCGTAAATCACATTCATTCTTTGAATGTTGTCAAACACCTTCAATAGCATCTGCATTAACACTTCAACCTATCGATCGATATTCATTACTTGACGCCAGTATAATCTTCTGTGATATATTAGTCGTGCCTCAAGCTATGGGAATGACAGTATTAATGGAACCTTCTAAAGGACCTGTATTACCTCAACCATtattatcaccttcagatCTCGACAGACTCAATAAAAACGTCGACGTCCAAAAAGAATTGGGGTACTTATTCGAAGCCATCACTTTGACTAGAAAAGGTCTAAATGGAAGAGTACCATTGATCGGATTTTGCGGTGCTCCATGGACTTTAATGGCTTATATgtgtgaaggtggtggatcGAAAACTTTCGAAAGATCTAAATCTTGGTTATACAAATATCCAGAAGAAGCAAAACAATTGTTAAGAAGAATAGCAGATGTTTGTGCGGAATTATTAGTCGGTCAAGTATTAGCTGGTGCacag ATGTTGCAAGTATTCGATTCATGGGCTGGTGAATTGACACCATATCAATACAAGGAATTtgctttaccacctttgaTCCATATTTCACACAAAGTCAAATCCATCTTAAAATCATTAGATCATCCTGGAGTAGCCATCACTTTGTTCGCTAAAGGAGCCAATGCACCTTCCAcattgagattgatatctGATCCCAATGTGACCGGATATGATACTTTGGGATTAGATTGGACGGTCGATCCAATTGAAGTGAGAGAATACGTCGGTAAAAAAGTGAATCTACAAGGTAATTTCGATCCAACAGTCTTATatggtggtaaagaaggaatcgaaaaagaaattcAAAGAGCGAGTACAAATTGGAAAAAGGCAGGTGGTGGTTGGATAGCTAATTTAGGTCATGGTATAACACCAAATGTCAAACCTGAAGATATGGGTTGGTTTTTGGAATGTGTACACAAATACTCAAAGAGGGATTAG